One part of the Marinobacterium rhizophilum genome encodes these proteins:
- a CDS encoding ABC transporter substrate-binding protein: MNIKNTLAGCIATGMLAISTVSSGATTVTVGTVNNGDMIIMQRLSAEFEKQHPDIKLDWVILEENVLRQRLTTDIATNGGQFDVMTIGMYEAPIWGKLGWLETMDNLPEDYDIQDVIPSVRDGLSANGTLYALPFYGESSMTFYNKDLFSKAGISMPEQPTWQQMSEFASKTHDPENGIYGMCLRGKPGWGENMALLSTMVNTYGGRWFDEEWKPEINSPQWKEAIGFYIDLMSNYGPPGVSSNGFNENQALFSSGKCAIWVDATSAAGRLLNPKESQVGDSVGFASAPVAVTPKGSGWLWAWALAIPTSSDAKEAAKEFMLWATSKSYIELVGESDGWASVPPGTRASTYDNPKYVQQAPFAALTTQAMQNADPTDSTLEPVPYTGVQFVAIPEFQSIGTQVGKMISGALSKQMTLDEALDSSQKIAEREMKRYYK; this comes from the coding sequence ATGAATATTAAAAATACTCTTGCAGGCTGTATAGCCACAGGCATGCTTGCTATATCTACCGTATCCAGTGGTGCCACAACGGTCACCGTGGGCACTGTGAATAACGGCGATATGATCATTATGCAGCGTTTGTCGGCAGAGTTTGAAAAACAGCACCCGGACATCAAGCTGGATTGGGTTATTCTTGAAGAGAACGTTCTGCGTCAGCGTCTGACAACTGATATTGCCACGAACGGCGGGCAATTTGACGTCATGACCATCGGCATGTACGAGGCCCCCATCTGGGGCAAGCTGGGCTGGCTTGAAACCATGGACAATCTGCCCGAAGACTACGATATCCAGGATGTCATACCCAGCGTGCGCGATGGGCTTTCGGCAAACGGTACGCTTTATGCCTTGCCGTTTTATGGCGAAAGCTCGATGACGTTCTACAACAAGGATCTTTTCAGCAAAGCCGGTATCAGCATGCCTGAACAGCCGACCTGGCAACAAATGTCAGAATTTGCCAGTAAAACCCATGACCCGGAAAACGGTATTTACGGAATGTGTTTGCGCGGGAAACCCGGTTGGGGTGAGAACATGGCACTTCTGTCCACCATGGTTAATACCTATGGTGGTCGCTGGTTTGATGAAGAGTGGAAACCCGAAATCAATTCACCGCAATGGAAAGAGGCAATTGGTTTCTATATTGACCTGATGAGCAACTATGGCCCTCCGGGTGTCAGCTCCAATGGGTTTAACGAAAACCAGGCGCTGTTTTCAAGTGGCAAATGCGCTATCTGGGTTGACGCTACATCTGCCGCTGGCCGATTGCTGAACCCTAAAGAATCCCAGGTGGGGGACAGTGTTGGCTTTGCCTCTGCTCCTGTCGCGGTTACGCCCAAAGGCTCGGGCTGGCTGTGGGCTTGGGCGCTGGCAATCCCGACCTCATCTGATGCCAAAGAGGCCGCCAAGGAGTTTATGCTCTGGGCCACGTCCAAGTCTTATATTGAACTGGTCGGTGAATCCGACGGCTGGGCAAGTGTGCCGCCAGGAACCCGTGCCTCGACCTACGACAATCCCAAATATGTGCAACAAGCGCCTTTTGCTGCCCTGACAACCCAAGCTATGCAAAATGCTGATCCGACTGACTCCACTCTGGAACCCGTTCCCTATACCGGCGTTCAGTTCGTTGCGATTCCCGAGTTCCAGTCTATTGGCACCCAGGTTGGCAAAATGATTTCTGGAGCGCTTTCCAAGCAAATGACGCTCGACGAAGCGCTGGACAGTTCGCAGAAGATTGCTGAGCGCGAAATGAAACGTTACTACAAGTAA
- a CDS encoding M24 family metallopeptidase, with amino-acid sequence MLTMPQTLQLPNGDKVRPTFSKAELQSRLDKLRRYMAENDVQAVLFTSYHNINYYSDFVYCRFGRDYGLVITQDSYTTITANIDGGQPYRRNQLGDNVIYTDWQKDNFFYATRQLVKDGGKVGIEFDHASLQVLDKLKTALPNAQFVDIGVPTMQMRMIKSAEEIALIKQGARVADVGGAAIRDAIAVGVPEYEIALAGTQAMVREIAGTFPDGELMDTWVWFQSGINTDGAHNPVTSRKVEAGDILSLNTFPMIAGYYTALERTLFAEHASDRHLELWEINCKVHRRGLELVKPGARCCDIAAELNEIFAEHDVLQYRTFGYGHSFGTLSHYYGREAGLELREDIDTVLEPGMVVSIEPMLMIPEGRAGAGGYREHDILVVGDSSAENITRFPFGPEHNIIKG; translated from the coding sequence ATGCTAACCATGCCTCAGACGCTTCAGCTGCCCAACGGCGACAAGGTACGCCCGACGTTCAGCAAGGCTGAACTGCAGTCGCGCCTCGACAAGCTGCGCCGCTACATGGCGGAAAACGATGTCCAGGCGGTGCTCTTTACCTCCTACCACAACATCAACTACTACAGCGATTTCGTCTACTGCCGCTTTGGCCGCGACTACGGCCTGGTCATCACCCAGGACAGCTACACCACCATCACCGCCAATATCGACGGTGGCCAGCCGTATCGCCGCAACCAGCTGGGCGACAACGTCATCTACACCGACTGGCAGAAAGACAACTTCTTCTACGCCACCCGGCAGCTGGTCAAGGATGGCGGCAAGGTCGGCATCGAGTTCGACCACGCCTCGCTGCAGGTGCTCGACAAGCTGAAAACCGCCCTGCCCAACGCCCAGTTCGTGGATATCGGCGTGCCCACCATGCAGATGCGCATGATCAAGTCCGCCGAGGAAATCGCCCTGATCAAGCAGGGTGCCCGGGTGGCCGATGTTGGTGGCGCCGCCATCCGCGATGCCATCGCCGTGGGCGTGCCCGAGTACGAAATTGCCCTGGCCGGTACCCAGGCCATGGTGCGCGAAATCGCCGGCACCTTCCCCGATGGCGAGCTGATGGACACCTGGGTCTGGTTCCAGTCCGGTATCAACACCGATGGCGCCCATAACCCGGTAACCTCACGCAAGGTCGAGGCGGGTGACATCCTCAGCCTCAACACCTTTCCGATGATCGCCGGCTACTACACGGCGCTGGAACGCACCCTGTTCGCCGAGCATGCCTCCGACCGCCACCTGGAGCTGTGGGAGATCAACTGCAAGGTGCACCGTCGCGGCCTGGAGCTGGTGAAACCCGGTGCCCGCTGCTGCGATATCGCCGCCGAACTGAACGAGATCTTCGCCGAACACGACGTGCTGCAGTACCGCACCTTCGGTTACGGCCACTCCTTCGGCACCCTGAGCCACTACTACGGCCGCGAAGCCGGCCTGGAGCTGCGTGAAGACATCGATACGGTACTCGAGCCCGGCATGGTGGTCTCCATCGAACCGATGCTGATGATCCCCGAAGGCCGCGCCGGTGCCGGCGGTTACCGTGAACACGACATCCTGGTGGTGGGCGACAGCAGCGCCGAAAACATCACCCGTTTCCCCTTCGGCCCCGAGCACAACATCATCAAAGGTTAA
- a CDS encoding carbohydrate ABC transporter permease — protein sequence MVSPSVLVLLAWMAVPLAMTLYFSLIRYNLLYPGDNEFVGLENFTFFLTDEGFTAGMTNTLLLVCSVLLISVVVGVLIAVLVDTPFWGRGIVRVLLISPFFIMPTVSALVWKNLLLHPVSGVFAAVWRFFGAEPIDWFSTYPMEAIILIVSWQWVPFAVLLLMTAMQSLDQEQKDAARLDGAGPIAIFWHITLPHLARPIAVVVMIETIFLLSIFAEIFTTTGGGPGYETTNLAYLIYSQALLQFDVGLASAGGLVAVVLANVAAIILIRMIGKNLTDKA from the coding sequence ATGGTGTCACCGTCGGTGCTGGTGCTGCTGGCCTGGATGGCCGTTCCTCTGGCCATGACCCTGTATTTCTCCCTGATTCGCTACAACCTGCTGTACCCCGGCGACAATGAGTTCGTCGGGCTGGAAAACTTCACCTTCTTTCTGACCGACGAAGGCTTTACCGCCGGCATGACGAACACCCTGCTGCTGGTGTGTTCGGTGCTGCTGATCAGCGTTGTTGTCGGCGTGCTGATTGCCGTGCTGGTGGACACCCCCTTCTGGGGCCGTGGCATCGTGCGCGTACTGCTGATTTCCCCGTTCTTCATCATGCCCACCGTGAGTGCGCTGGTGTGGAAGAACCTGCTGCTGCACCCGGTATCCGGCGTCTTTGCAGCGGTGTGGCGCTTCTTTGGCGCCGAACCCATCGACTGGTTTTCCACCTACCCGATGGAGGCCATTATCCTGATCGTGTCCTGGCAATGGGTGCCCTTCGCCGTGCTGCTGCTGATGACCGCCATGCAGTCGCTGGACCAGGAACAGAAGGACGCCGCCCGCCTCGACGGTGCCGGCCCGATCGCCATCTTCTGGCACATCACCCTGCCGCACCTGGCGCGCCCGATTGCCGTGGTGGTGATGATCGAGACCATCTTCCTGCTGTCGATCTTTGCCGAGATCTTCACCACCACCGGCGGTGGCCCGGGGTACGAGACCACCAACCTGGCCTACCTCATCTATAGCCAGGCGCTGTTGCAATTCGACGTGGGCCTGGCCTCGGCCGGTGGCCTGGTAGCGGTAGTACTCGCCAATGTTGCGGCCATTATCCTGATTCGGATGATCGGCAAGAACCTTACAGATAAAGCATAG